A genome region from Polyodon spathula isolate WHYD16114869_AA chromosome 19, ASM1765450v1, whole genome shotgun sequence includes the following:
- the LOC121294406 gene encoding eukaryotic translation initiation factor 4 gamma 2-like, giving the protein MYTNLELKLSDAVRPLIDCKRSASSGGGGGRGAPQHYPKTVGNSEYLGKAPGPSVQRWTPSRSTRRDVNSSNDKERHDAIFRKVRGILNKLTPEKFDKLCLELLNVGVDTKLVLKAIILLIVDKALEEPKYSSLYAQLCLRLAEDAPNFDGPSPEVPPAQKQSTTFRRLLISKLQDEFENRTRNVEIYDKHDNPLTADEEEQRAIAKIKMLGNIKFIGELGKLDLIHESILHKCIKTLLEKKKRVQLKDMGEDLECLCQIMRTVGPRLDHEKAKSLMDQYFARMKSLMTHKELPARIRFLLQDTLELRENNWVPRKAFIDNGPKTIIQIRQEAVKDLGVFIPANMSQGMRTDFFLEGPFMAPRMKLDRETLGGLADMFGQMPGSGIGTGPGVIQDRFSPTMGRHRSNQLFNGHGGHIVPAPQSQFEMGGKSFMKSNQGQNQHYHAQNQGHPSQQQAQCKDMQPRFIKKGQLNADEISLRPAQSFLINKNQVPKLQPQIPTMIPPSAQPPRTQTPPLGQPPQLGLKTNPPPIQEKPAKNSKKPPAKEELFKMTETIVTEYLNSKIINDAVNGVREMKAPKHFLPEMLSKIIICSLDRSDDDKEHASTLIHSLRHEGLISGDNFMQAFLNVLDQCPKLEVDIPLVKSYLAQFAARAIIAELVNIAELAQPLENGTHFPLFLLCLQQTAKLKDREWLTDLFQQSKVNMQKMLPEIDQNKDRMLEILDGKGLGFLFPLLKLEKELLKQIKADPSPQAIYKWIKDNISPKLHTDKGFVNILMTSFLQYISHEMCLSERDEQLDTPSKEQLEQEKQLLLVFKPVMQKFLHDHVDLQVSALYALQVHCSNSSFPKGMLLRYFVHFYDMEIIEEEAFLAWKEDISQEFPGKGKALFQVNQWLTWLETAEEEESDDDAD; this is encoded by the exons cgagTACCTGGGGAAAGCCCCAGGGCCTAGCGTTCAGAGATGGACTCCTTCACGAAGCACTAGACGAGATGTCAACTCCTCCAATGATAAAGAACGACACGATGCAATCTTTAGGAAAGTCAGGGG CATATTAAACAAGCTCACCCCAGAAAAGTTTGACAAGCTATGCCTTGAGCTCCTGAATGTGGGCGTAGATACTAAACTCGTCCTAAAAGCCATCATCTTGCTG ATTGTAGACAAAGCCCTTGAAGAGCCCAAGTATAGCTCGCTATATGCTCAGCTATGTCTGCGCTTGGCAGAAGATGCACCAAACTTTGATGGCCCATCACCAGAGGTCCCGCCAGCTCAAAAGCAAAGCACG ACATTCAGGAGACTTTTAATTTCTAAGCTTCAAGATGAATTCGAAAATCGTACCAGAAATGTTGAAA TCTATGACAAACATGACAACCCTCTCACAGCTGATGAAGAGGAGCAGCGTGCGATTGCCAAGATCAAGATGCTGGGCAACATCAAATTCATTGGAGAACTTGGCAAACTTGATCTTATCCATGAATCTATCCTTCATAAGTGCATCAAAACA CTTTTGGAAAAGAAGAAGAGAGTACAACTTAAGGATATGGGAGAGGATTTGGAGTGCCTCTGTCAGATAATGAGAACAGTGGGACCTAGATTAGACCATGAAAAAGCCAAG TCTTTAATGGATCAGTACTTTGCCCGTATGAAATCCTTAATGACACACAAGGAATTACCAGCAAGGATTCGTTTCCTGCTGCAG gataCTTTGGAATTGCGAGAAAACAATTGGGTTCCTCGCAAAGCTTTTATTGATAATGGACCAAAGACGATTATCCAGATTCGTCAGGAGGCAGTAAAG GATTTGGGTGTTTTTATTCCTGCAAATATGTCGCAAGGAATGAGGACTGACTTCTTTCTGGAGGGACCGTTTATGGCACCGAGGATGAAACTTGATAGAGAAACTCTTGGAGGACTTGCTGATATGTTTGGGCAGATGCCAG GCAGTGGGATTGGCACTGGTCCAGGAGTTATTCAGGATAGGTTTTCACCCACAATGGGGCGTCATCGTTCAAACCAACTTTTTAATGGCCATGGTGGACACATTGTGCCTGCTCCTCAGTCCCAGTTTGAAATGGGGGGGAAATCTTTTATGAAATCAAACCAG GGGCAGAACCAGCATTATCATGCCCAGAACCAGGGACATCCCTCCCAGCAGCAAGCTCAGTGTAAGGACATGCAGCCTCGGTTCATAAAGAAAGGACAGCTGAATGCAGATGAG ATCAGTCTAAGACCTGCCCAGTCATTCCTAATTAATAAAAATCAAGTGCCAAAGTTGCAGCCACAGATACCAACTATGATTCCTCCAAGTGCCCAACCTCCTCGAACACAGACACCACCACTGGGACAG ccaccTCAGCTTGGTCTCAAAACTAACCCACCTCCAATCCAGGAGAAGCCTGCAAAGAATAGCAAGAAACCTCCTGCAAAAGaagaactttttaaaatgact GAGACTATTGTAACAGAGTACCTGAACAGTAAAATTATAAATGATGCCGTTAATGGTGTGAGGGAGATGAAAGCTCCAAAACACTTCCTGCCTGAGATGTTGAGCAAGATTATTATTTGTTCACTTGATCGATCTGACGATGACAAAGAACATGCAAGCACTCTGATCCATTCCCTCAGACATGAGGGACTGATCAGTGGAGATAACTTCATGCAG gcCTTCCTAAATGTTCTGGACCAGTGTCCCAAGTTAGAGGTCGACATCCCTCTTGTGAAGTCCTACTTGGCCCAGTTTGCAGCCCGTGCTATTATTGCTGAGCTTGTGAATATAGCTGAGTTGGCCCAGCCTCTGGAGAATGGCACCCATTTTCCCCTCTTCCTACTCTGTCTTCAGCAAACTGCCAAGTTGAAGGATCGGGAGTGGCTCACTGACCTCTTCCAGCAAAGCAAGGTTAACATGCAGAAGATGCTGCCAG AGATTGACCAGAATAAGGATCGTATGTTGGAAATTTTAGATGGAAAAGGACTTGGTTTTCTGTTCCCGCTTCTTAAACTGGAGAAGGAATTATTGAAGCAAATCAAGGCAGACCCATCACCTCAGGCTATCTATAAGTGGATCAAAGATAACATTTCACCCAAACTCCACACTGATAAGGGTTTTGTCAATATACTGATGACCAG CTTTTTGCAGTATATTTCCCATGAGATGTGTCTATCTGAGAGAGATGAGCAATTAGACACTCCTTCAAAAGAGCAATTGGAACAGGAGAAACAGCTGCTTCttgtcttcaagccagtaatgcAGAAGTTTCTGCATGATCATGTAGATCTGCAGGTCAGTGCACTGTATGCACTACAAGTTCACTGCAGCAACAGCAGTTTTCCAAAAG GCATGTTGCTACGCTATTTTGTCCACTTCTACGACATGGAGATAATCGAAGAAGAAGCCTTCCTTGCTTGGAAAGAAGATATTTCTCAAGAGTTTCCTGGAAAGGGCAAAGCATTATTCCAG GTGAACCAGTGG